Proteins found in one Campylobacter canadensis genomic segment:
- a CDS encoding peptidase domain-containing ABC transporter, with amino-acid sequence MQTALGSLSICANFANIYIDINALCKKYALDDKEPNIYELAKIAKDNDFKVKIKKLNLQNLHIYKAPFIFQKDDFTYFVVLKLDNSNKKALIFEGGKEAKEISYEELEKLSKNKILILAHKLLNDGVKFGFSWFYKRMLSFKSIVLQILLASFVMQLFGLVTPLFTQVILDKVLLHHSISTLNVIAFAFLSVIIFETLLSLSRNYIFAHTTTKIDAKLGSELFTHLLLLPMVYFENRKVGNIAARIRELDNIRDFIANKSVSVILDLLFSIVFILMMLLYSIKLTFVSLIFVICIALIYFFITPILRARLEDKFQMGAASNSYLVESITGMQTIKSLSIEGSMRKYWEDYLAKYLKSSFNLSNLSNVASAFASALQKLMTLAILYFGVALVIDGSLSVGQLIAFQMFANQFSAPIMRLASLWNELQQAILSVDRLGDILNTPQEQSTNKPISLNQVSGNIKFDNVSFKYSPNSNYILNNLSFNLQANKSIGIVGRSGSGKSTITKLIERLYIPNDGAIYIDGIDLRHLNPYVLRSNLGVVLQENYLFSGSIKENISLSKPSASMQEIINVCKIAGAHEFISELSAGYDTLVGERGSALSGGQRQRIAIARALLHNPRVLIFDEATSALDYESEKIITSNLSLIKQNKTFIIIAHRLSTVKDCDEILVLDKGNLVECGNHAKLMELNGYYAHLYKQQNL; translated from the coding sequence ATGCAAACAGCTTTAGGTAGTTTATCAATATGTGCAAATTTTGCAAATATTTATATTGATATTAATGCTCTTTGTAAAAAGTACGCACTAGATGATAAAGAGCCAAATATTTATGAATTAGCTAAAATTGCTAAAGATAATGATTTTAAGGTAAAAATTAAGAAATTAAATTTACAAAATTTACATATTTATAAAGCTCCGTTTATTTTTCAAAAAGATGATTTTACTTATTTTGTTGTTTTAAAACTTGATAACAGCAATAAAAAAGCACTAATTTTTGAAGGTGGAAAAGAAGCAAAAGAGATTAGCTATGAAGAATTAGAAAAATTATCAAAGAATAAGATATTAATTTTAGCTCATAAATTATTAAATGATGGTGTTAAATTTGGGTTTTCGTGGTTTTATAAGAGAATGTTAAGCTTTAAAAGTATTGTCTTACAGATATTGTTAGCTAGTTTTGTTATGCAATTATTTGGTTTGGTTACTCCTTTATTTACTCAAGTTATTCTTGATAAAGTTTTGCTACATCACAGTATTAGTACACTTAATGTTATTGCTTTTGCTTTTTTAAGTGTTATTATTTTTGAAACTTTGTTAAGTCTTAGTAGAAATTATATTTTTGCACATACAACTACAAAAATTGATGCAAAATTAGGCAGTGAGTTATTTACACATTTGTTATTGTTACCTATGGTGTATTTTGAGAATAGAAAAGTAGGTAACATAGCAGCTAGAATAAGAGAACTTGATAATATAAGAGATTTCATAGCCAATAAATCAGTAAGCGTGATTTTAGATTTATTATTTAGTATTGTATTTATTTTAATGATGCTTTTATATAGCATTAAATTAACTTTTGTTTCATTAATATTTGTAATATGTATAGCTTTAATTTATTTTTTTATAACACCTATTTTAAGAGCAAGGCTTGAAGATAAATTCCAAATGGGAGCAGCGTCTAATTCATATTTAGTAGAAAGTATTACAGGAATGCAAACTATAAAATCCCTATCAATAGAAGGAAGTATGAGAAAATACTGGGAAGATTATCTAGCTAAATATTTAAAATCATCATTTAATTTGAGTAATTTAAGTAATGTTGCTAGTGCTTTTGCCAGTGCTTTACAAAAGCTTATGACTTTAGCGATTTTGTATTTTGGAGTAGCGTTGGTTATTGATGGTAGTTTGAGTGTAGGGCAGTTAATTGCTTTTCAAATGTTTGCTAATCAATTTAGTGCTCCTATTATGCGACTTGCAAGCTTGTGGAATGAATTACAACAAGCTATTTTAAGTGTAGATAGATTAGGCGATATTTTAAATACACCACAAGAGCAAAGCACCAATAAGCCTATATCATTAAATCAAGTATCAGGGAATATTAAATTTGATAATGTAAGTTTTAAATATAGTCCAAATTCTAATTATATTTTAAATAATTTAAGCTTTAATTTACAAGCAAATAAAAGCATAGGCATAGTAGGCAGAAGTGGTAGTGGTAAAAGCACTATAACAAAATTAATAGAAAGACTTTATATACCAAATGATGGTGCTATTTATATAGATGGAATAGACTTAAGACATTTAAATCCTTATGTTTTAAGGAGTAATTTAGGTGTAGTTTTGCAAGAAAATTATTTATTTAGCGGTAGTATTAAAGAAAATATATCTTTATCAAAGCCAAGCGCATCAATGCAAGAAATAATAAATGTATGCAAAATAGCAGGAGCGCATGAATTTATAAGCGAACTTAGTGCAGGTTATGATACTTTAGTGGGAGAAAGAGGTTCTGCATTAAGTGGTGGTCAAAGACAAAGAATAGCAATAGCAAGAGCCTTGCTGCATAATCCAAGAGTTTTAATATTTGATGAAGCTACTTCAGCGCTTGATTATGAAAGCGAAAAAATCATTACATCAAATCTATCATTAATTAAGCAAAATAAAACCTTTATAATAATAGCACATAGATTAAGCACGGTTAAAGATTGTGATGAGATATTAGTCCTTGATAAAGGCAATTTGGTTGAGTGTGGAAACCACGCAAAATTAATGGAGCTTAATGGATACTACGCACACTTATACAAACAGCAAAATTTATAA
- a CDS encoding lipase family protein, with amino-acid sequence MKTSYNELLKYAKVSDAVYGDTKITNGKIEINTETCDNKSSCVFVNNNYEIIAADTSHNISGAQAMLFKDGKSGEYVLSIRGTEFGKEFFDDAIKADGRILTGQVPMGQFMYIVNFIEKEVKPIVKDAPIVITGHSLGGTLAELVGKANNGLNIKQVISYNSPSANKLSLPMISSTTDGSKDIVEMYFLKDDVAVIRKTTAELNSNFTYEDIPIDDKNMAIWLGNILKNQPNRDNFLAIRANDVISPIANLWDYERIGELIEIPGISHSIVDVIDTLKTLAEIENGLKEKGYSQDEINNNLSHLSNKTTNYLMHNFYVDFMVYLYKMKIISNLHNMYAKPLTYDPLVLDLNNNGRIDTITLNNSKAFFDHNNDNIAYKSSWISKDDGLLVLDKNNNNLIDNGNELFGNFTEINLNYKDTNQKLDNDNIITQTKESLTKLKPIQLKSA; translated from the coding sequence ATGAAAACAAGTTATAATGAATTGTTAAAATATGCAAAGGTTTCAGATGCTGTTTATGGTGATACAAAAATAACGAATGGTAAAATTGAGATCAATACAGAAACTTGTGATAATAAAAGTAGTTGTGTTTTTGTGAATAACAATTATGAAATAATTGCTGCTGATACTAGTCACAATATTAGTGGCGCTCAAGCTATGTTGTTTAAAGATGGTAAAAGTGGAGAATATGTTTTATCTATTAGGGGAACAGAATTTGGTAAAGAATTTTTTGATGATGCAATTAAAGCCGATGGTAGAATACTAACCGGACAAGTTCCTATGGGACAATTTATGTATATTGTTAATTTCATAGAAAAAGAAGTAAAGCCTATAGTTAAAGATGCACCTATTGTTATTACAGGTCATTCGCTTGGTGGAACATTAGCAGAGTTAGTAGGTAAAGCAAATAATGGTTTAAATATAAAACAAGTCATAAGTTATAATTCACCAAGTGCTAACAAATTATCCTTGCCAATGATAAGCTCTACAACAGATGGTAGTAAGGATATTGTTGAAATGTATTTTTTAAAAGATGATGTTGCTGTCATTAGAAAAACTACTGCAGAACTTAATTCAAATTTTACATATGAGGATATACCTATAGATGATAAAAATATGGCTATTTGGCTAGGAAATATATTAAAAAATCAACCAAATAGAGATAATTTTCTAGCAATTAGAGCAAATGATGTGATTAGTCCTATAGCTAATTTATGGGATTATGAAAGAATTGGAGAATTAATAGAAATTCCTGGAATTAGCCATAGTATAGTTGATGTTATTGATACTTTAAAAACTTTAGCAGAAATTGAAAATGGCTTAAAAGAAAAAGGATATTCACAAGATGAAATTAATAATAATTTATCACATTTATCAAATAAAACAACAAATTATTTAATGCATAATTTTTATGTTGATTTTATGGTTTATTTATATAAAATGAAAATTATTTCAAATTTACATAATATGTATGCAAAGCCATTAACCTACGACCCGCTAGTGCTTGATTTAAACAATAACGGCAGAATAGATACAATAACTCTTAATAATTCTAAAGCATTCTTTGACCATAACAATGATAATATAGCTTATAAATCATCTTGGATTAGTAAAGATGATGGATTATTAGTATTAGATAAAAACAATAATAATCTAATAGATAATGGCAATGAATTATTTGGAAATTTTACCGAAATAAATCTAAATTATAAAGATACAAATCAAAAGCTTGATAATGATAATATTATAACTCAAACTAAAGAAAGCTTAACTAAACTAAAACCAATACAACTTAAATCTGCTTAA
- a CDS encoding TolC family protein — protein sequence MKKILFLLFYKSLFCQDFYYLLDYTLKKSQIINMAKIDIQSAIFNYDFYKSYLYPEVYISADYKFSNTKSNEYKNELFNEYNNHQNTVSVILKYDIFKFGSDYYKMQSSKENIKSLTYTKCKQELKISLELLDYYKQALLIKNRINIYKKLKLAYEALYNYSIRLNEIGEIDKLDVNSYFLELNNMQAQLIKFEFDLNDILLYISYLSSLSVDDVENFSNIDEELITFLSFEKSNQYFEIQSKIKENEYILKSLKSQKYPTFTLYARYDFYDKSKYYYEHFINSSTKHGYIVGLNFTYYIYDAKKLDSQIQLKKLEIKKK from the coding sequence ATGAAGAAAATTTTATTTTTGTTATTTTATAAGAGCTTGTTTTGTCAAGATTTTTATTATTTATTAGATTACACTTTAAAAAAATCACAAATTATAAATATGGCAAAGATTGATATTCAAAGTGCAATATTTAATTATGATTTTTATAAATCATATTTGTATCCTGAAGTTTATATTAGTGCTGATTATAAATTTTCTAACACAAAAAGCAATGAATATAAAAATGAATTATTCAACGAATATAACAACCACCAAAACACAGTTTCTGTGATATTAAAGTATGATATTTTTAAATTTGGAAGTGATTATTACAAAATGCAATCAAGCAAGGAAAATATAAAATCACTAACATACACAAAATGCAAACAAGAATTAAAAATATCTTTAGAATTATTAGATTATTATAAACAAGCCTTACTTATTAAAAATAGAATAAATATTTATAAAAAACTTAAATTAGCTTATGAAGCTTTATATAACTATTCTATAAGATTAAATGAAATAGGGGAGATTGATAAGCTTGATGTTAATTCATATTTTTTAGAATTAAACAATATGCAAGCACAATTAATTAAATTTGAATTTGATTTAAATGATATTTTACTTTATATTTCATATTTGTCTAGTTTATCTGTTGATGATGTTGAAAATTTTAGCAATATTGATGAAGAGCTTATAACTTTTTTATCATTTGAAAAAAGCAATCAGTATTTTGAAATACAATCAAAAATTAAAGAAAATGAATATATTTTAAAGTCTTTAAAAAGTCAAAAATATCCTACTTTTACTTTGTATGCAAGATATGATTTTTATGATAAAAGTAAATATTATTACGAACATTTTATAAATTCAAGTACAAAACACGGTTATATTGTAGGCTTAAATTTTACTTATTATATTTATGATGCAAAGAAGCTTGATTCGCAAATACAATTAAAAAAATTGGAGATTAAAAAAAAGTAA